The following nucleotide sequence is from Deltaproteobacteria bacterium.
GTCGTTCCCATAGGAACGAAGCTGTTCCTTGATAACACGGGCAGCGCCCATCTGGGCAGGCGTGTCAAAATCAAAATGAGTGTTGATACAAATGAGGGGGCGGCTGTCTATGTGAAACATCCCCAATGTGCCCTGTCGCGGGAAGCGACTTCCAAAAGAGCGGCTTGGGACATGGGGTGTTTCGCTCAGAAAGAAATGAGCCATCTCATTGCACACAATCGGTTTGCGATAAAAGAGAATATTGTCCTGCCAGAATTCAGGCGCAGGAATACGCTTTCCTATGTATTGGTAATCGCGCAGGCTCTGGGCCAAAAAATCAACCTGGAAATCATTGGCTTCTTGCGTGGCAATGAAATCAGGGTGTTGGCTTTGAAAGAGCTTGACGACGCTTTGTTTGCGAAACTCCCACGAATTAGGCCCGTCGTCGGCAAGGCCAAAACGGAGGTTTAGGGACAGGACGGTAAGTTGTTTCATGTGGCCTCACGGGATCTATGCTGCGTAAAGCAAAGGGAGATATCTGCCAATATCCGCGGGCGCCGATCTGAAATTGTCAAAGGTCATGTCGCTAAACGAAAGGGCTTCTTCCCGGCGGATGATCTCAAAGATCTCAAGATAGTTCAGTAAGATCCTTTCTTCCCACTTCAGGTCGAGACGGTTTGTGATGTCGAGAATGTCGGATTTCTGTCCCTCGATCTCCAGAAATACACCATAGGGCGTGGTGTCAATAAGCA
It contains:
- a CDS encoding endonuclease/exonuclease/phosphatase family protein; this translates as MKQLTVLSLNLRFGLADDGPNSWEFRKQSVVKLFQSQHPDFIATQEANDFQVDFLAQSLRDYQYIGKRIPAPEFWQDNILFYRKPIVCNEMAHFFLSETPHVPSRSFGSRFPRQGTLGMFHIDSRPLICINTHFDFDTPAQMGAARVIKEQLRSYGNDTAAILMGDFNATPESPCYRWLTGKEVDGEMGLNFNETFTMPYPSTFHRFTGEPAAGHIDWILYRGHLCLKECDVLLETVGDIHPSDHFAVRAVFEV